From one Streptomyces sp. NBC_01478 genomic stretch:
- a CDS encoding TnsA-like heteromeric transposase endonuclease subunit: MNSTDFRRSLRLTAAVPSSPAWSDACTLEDLAVLDTGFTDYAQALDLNNAWPVCWSTTWKFGQTPITSPVRDLDKVDLRRSVPVRRFTWRTDQFHRPGLEYLMATDRHHGFESHEEERLLLVADFAAGLVEALCQPFRLRFLSEGKAIRHTPDFLLVTESGLFLIDVRPADRIKPEDALKFAGTAEVALSAGWQYGVVAGWRQHVWTNVDALSAERRPLPDVLGIQGQLRKAAAQGPLPFGELAERCRIPAIARAHAIHLLWHRHLGVDLSGPFGDASLVRLAPQQHHRDLPQ, from the coding sequence GTGAACTCGACCGATTTCAGGCGAAGTTTGCGATTGACAGCGGCAGTGCCCTCGAGTCCCGCATGGTCGGATGCATGCACCCTGGAGGATCTCGCCGTGCTAGATACGGGGTTCACGGACTACGCGCAGGCCTTGGACCTCAACAATGCATGGCCGGTTTGCTGGAGCACGACCTGGAAGTTCGGCCAGACTCCGATCACCAGCCCGGTGCGCGACCTGGACAAGGTGGATCTCCGGCGGAGCGTTCCGGTACGCCGCTTCACCTGGCGCACGGACCAGTTCCACCGCCCCGGGCTCGAATACTTGATGGCGACGGACCGGCACCACGGTTTCGAGAGCCATGAAGAGGAGCGGCTGCTGCTGGTCGCCGACTTCGCCGCCGGCCTGGTGGAGGCCCTGTGCCAGCCGTTCCGGCTGCGGTTCCTCTCCGAAGGCAAGGCGATCCGGCACACCCCGGACTTCCTGCTGGTGACGGAGTCCGGGCTCTTCCTGATCGACGTGCGGCCAGCCGACCGGATCAAGCCGGAGGATGCGCTGAAGTTCGCCGGCACGGCGGAGGTCGCGCTGTCGGCGGGCTGGCAGTACGGCGTCGTGGCGGGGTGGCGTCAACACGTGTGGACGAACGTGGATGCGCTCTCCGCGGAGCGGCGCCCGCTGCCGGATGTTCTGGGAATTCAGGGACAGTTACGGAAGGCGGCAGCGCAAGGCCCGTTGCCGTTCGGCGAGTTGGCGGAACGCTGCCGAATCCCGGCAATCGCCCGGGCCCATGCGATTCACCTGCTGTGGCATCGCCACCTCGGCGTGGATCTCTCCGGGCCGTTCGGGGATGCGAGCCTGGTTCGGCTGGCTCCCCAGCAGCATCACCGGGATCTGCCGCAGTGA
- a CDS encoding transposase: MITALDPMWNLTPGSELIIGGSAWQIKSCLPHLGRVTLVDEDGETWKTSLSELMHRPDCRPSTRTRTGLPAADRGRQPKAMDDLEEHQREIVMLRMEHLREAETGYRSGDPLDALPHEPRPQYDPETTTLTQRRQAKARELRKAAAEAPTQAKADGLHRASVRTLIRWDTARAKYGPIGVADDRWLREATGHAISPELREALFAVYAEATDRRSKLTMRDKERLIHQYVSEVFSSSDAEPTAAEPADTATVKIPNYDTLRAIWKEWFGSNGARQRYARSAAKAKQYATGRHIVVHRPGQVVALDSTVLPVKVLDNVFGDPVSVHLTLAVDVYTRSIVAFRLSLVSDKSIDVAMVLRDMMMPLPMRPDWGKAVEWAYPGVPNTVVAEFAGYEVAGLPFFAPETVTTDHGSVYRNHHLVEVQRVIKANIKPSRVLRPTDKHSVERTFGAIRSLLFALLLGYQGTDVADRGVDPEADACLTVTEMEHLIATWVVETWQNRRFGSYAPSWDPRGDHSPNSLFAAAMSQGGFALRIPPAELYYQLLPRHKVMIHGKRGVKIKNLWYDGAALDPYRGELSRRGGRNKNKYVVHRDPRDPCFVFFQDPNTHDWHTLRWTGLSEEGEVPAFSDARVREAMRELRKRGLAPKADTELLPVLLKLIGGNIPVEKWPTQLSKRQRTEHAREVAQAASAAADRPANAVKKEPPAQPAPVPSARADSPDAKVVPLRPKGRAQQVHDAVNSERRRRREAAVPNQLSTPPDLSERLRSSSLLALLDDDFDDDDATITAGEAEEEASQ, from the coding sequence GTGATCACCGCACTCGATCCCATGTGGAACCTGACGCCGGGCTCCGAGTTGATCATCGGCGGCAGTGCGTGGCAGATCAAGTCCTGCCTGCCCCATCTCGGGAGGGTCACGCTCGTCGACGAAGACGGCGAGACGTGGAAGACCTCGCTGAGCGAACTGATGCATCGCCCGGACTGCCGCCCCTCCACACGGACCCGCACTGGCCTGCCGGCCGCGGACCGGGGTCGGCAGCCCAAGGCGATGGATGACCTGGAGGAGCACCAACGCGAGATCGTCATGCTTCGCATGGAGCACCTGCGGGAGGCCGAGACGGGGTATCGCAGCGGCGATCCGCTCGACGCACTCCCGCATGAACCGCGTCCGCAGTACGACCCGGAGACCACGACGCTGACCCAGCGTCGGCAGGCGAAAGCGAGAGAGCTGCGGAAAGCCGCAGCCGAAGCCCCCACGCAGGCGAAGGCGGACGGGCTGCATCGGGCGAGTGTGCGCACGCTGATCCGCTGGGACACGGCACGGGCGAAGTACGGTCCGATCGGCGTCGCGGACGACCGATGGTTGCGCGAAGCGACCGGGCATGCGATCTCCCCCGAACTGCGCGAGGCGCTGTTCGCGGTGTACGCCGAGGCTACGGATCGCCGCTCGAAGCTGACTATGCGGGACAAAGAGCGACTCATCCACCAGTACGTGAGCGAGGTCTTCAGCTCATCGGACGCCGAACCCACCGCCGCTGAACCCGCTGATACAGCAACCGTGAAGATCCCCAACTACGACACCCTGCGGGCCATCTGGAAGGAGTGGTTCGGCTCCAACGGGGCGCGGCAGCGCTACGCACGCTCGGCGGCGAAGGCAAAGCAGTACGCGACCGGCCGGCACATCGTGGTGCACCGGCCTGGCCAGGTGGTGGCGCTGGACAGCACGGTGTTGCCGGTGAAGGTGTTGGACAACGTGTTCGGTGACCCGGTGTCCGTGCATCTGACGCTGGCCGTGGACGTCTACACCCGCTCGATTGTGGCGTTCCGGCTCAGCCTTGTCTCCGACAAGTCGATCGATGTGGCGATGGTGCTGCGGGACATGATGATGCCGCTGCCGATGCGCCCGGACTGGGGCAAGGCCGTGGAGTGGGCCTACCCCGGCGTCCCCAACACGGTGGTCGCGGAGTTCGCCGGGTACGAGGTCGCCGGACTGCCGTTCTTCGCTCCCGAGACTGTCACCACCGATCATGGCTCCGTCTACCGCAACCACCACCTGGTCGAGGTGCAGCGGGTCATCAAGGCGAACATCAAGCCCAGCCGCGTCCTGCGCCCCACCGACAAGCACTCCGTGGAGCGGACGTTCGGCGCCATCAGGTCGCTGCTGTTCGCCCTCCTGCTCGGCTACCAGGGCACAGACGTCGCTGACCGTGGCGTGGACCCGGAGGCGGATGCCTGTCTGACCGTGACGGAGATGGAACACCTCATCGCCACCTGGGTCGTGGAGACCTGGCAGAACCGGCGCTTCGGATCGTACGCCCCGAGCTGGGACCCGCGCGGCGACCACAGCCCCAACAGCCTGTTCGCTGCGGCGATGTCCCAGGGCGGCTTCGCCCTGCGGATCCCGCCCGCCGAGCTCTACTACCAGCTCCTGCCGCGGCACAAGGTCATGATCCACGGCAAGCGAGGCGTGAAGATCAAGAACCTCTGGTACGACGGGGCGGCCCTGGATCCCTACCGCGGCGAGTTGTCCCGGCGCGGTGGGAGGAACAAGAACAAGTACGTCGTCCACCGCGACCCGCGCGATCCGTGCTTCGTCTTCTTCCAGGACCCGAATACACACGACTGGCACACACTGCGCTGGACTGGTCTGTCCGAGGAGGGCGAGGTGCCCGCCTTCAGTGACGCCCGCGTGCGTGAGGCCATGCGGGAACTCCGCAAGAGGGGCCTGGCGCCGAAGGCGGACACCGAACTCCTCCCGGTGCTGCTTAAGTTGATCGGCGGCAACATCCCGGTCGAGAAATGGCCCACCCAGCTCTCCAAGCGACAGCGCACCGAGCACGCACGTGAAGTCGCCCAGGCGGCCTCGGCGGCCGCCGACCGCCCCGCGAACGCGGTCAAGAAGGAACCACCGGCGCAGCCCGCCCCTGTTCCCTCGGCGCGGGCCGATTCCCCCGACGCCAAGGTCGTACCACTGCGCCCGAAGGGTCGCGCTCAGCAAGTCCACGATGCGGTGAACAGCGAACGCCGACGCCGCCGCGAAGCCGCGGTCCCCAACCAGCTTTCCACACCCCCCGATCTCTCCGAACGGCTGCGCTCTTCAAGCCTGTTGGCGCTGCTAGATGACGACTTCGACGATGACGACGCCACCATCACGGCCGGCGAGGCCGAGGAAGAGGCCAGCCAGTGA
- a CDS encoding TniQ family protein, with translation MVSASTARQLPRALVPLPGESLPGLLLRLSYRLERAPHRIAVLCGLQKGYRVPASHLLRLPDALASQFGNCLRLSAAEAESLTLRSLKDTYLPLASMPSGARLANPTSGMNWSFNLSSRFCPRCLHGDGSSIQRAFGGPWILSWHLPTTFACLKHHQLLASKCPTCGQLVNGFTDQHAGLISNPGIPELHPLQCRNIIPSNNRPLRGGKAHILPCGNRLDQGSEIAGFGLPSEDTNLLLELQQRMNKNLEESGLGAPQDTYLSDLILATVLIKLSWPLGSTLLPSETLKTSLDVHAAPISALATTQHDDPNSRTRLVGSRSLPQEAAHCGALLLAAEELLGDRDATSLRERVQPLAQAAHKKTPRYLFNLMNLTAISPAMARAAARRAHGFPEAPARRSFTPQGTFQLKNVPPFLPESWFDAHFTDFMSYLPRPTPRMVRQLRRGSTLRLAELASGMPWYRCSEALGIPNKAARGTISLLGRELGPAHLWPAFEARVAAIARQLANNHTDYSRRLRTLADWRLPLEDWMVLCDLPLMDGLRAKKDAAPGTVFVWSESTSAEYLHSPLIQEMKRSGECTVPARRAAAKLFAPDRPTGDRRRLRKRLRMYTARLTHACDLGQCLRIDVEALVARESQIEQGRVARRDESSPPAPQQSQFSRADIIASPRS, from the coding sequence GTGGTGAGCGCCTCGACAGCCCGGCAACTACCCCGAGCGCTGGTCCCGTTGCCCGGCGAGTCTCTGCCAGGACTGTTGTTACGCCTGTCATATCGCTTAGAGCGCGCGCCGCACCGCATTGCTGTTCTGTGTGGCCTACAAAAAGGCTACCGCGTACCGGCCTCCCACCTCCTCAGGTTGCCCGACGCCCTGGCCAGCCAATTCGGTAACTGCCTGCGCCTTTCGGCCGCCGAGGCTGAATCCCTAACCCTTCGCAGCCTGAAGGACACATACCTGCCGCTGGCTTCTATGCCAAGCGGCGCCCGGCTTGCCAACCCAACATCGGGCATGAACTGGTCATTTAACCTCTCGAGCCGCTTCTGCCCTCGATGCCTGCACGGGGACGGAAGCTCCATCCAACGGGCATTCGGGGGCCCATGGATACTAAGTTGGCACCTGCCGACTACTTTCGCATGCCTGAAACATCACCAACTGCTAGCGAGTAAATGCCCCACATGTGGACAGCTAGTCAACGGATTCACAGATCAACATGCCGGTCTAATCTCCAACCCCGGAATCCCTGAGTTACACCCCTTACAGTGCCGCAATATTATACCCTCTAACAATCGACCACTGCGCGGTGGCAAGGCGCATATCCTACCCTGCGGAAACCGGTTGGACCAAGGGTCTGAAATAGCAGGTTTCGGCCTTCCATCCGAAGACACCAACCTACTCCTTGAGTTGCAGCAAAGGATGAACAAGAACCTGGAGGAAAGCGGGCTGGGGGCACCACAGGATACCTATCTTTCAGACTTGATCCTGGCCACTGTGTTGATCAAACTGAGCTGGCCTCTCGGCTCAACGCTTCTCCCATCGGAAACCTTGAAGACCAGCCTTGACGTGCACGCTGCCCCGATCTCAGCACTGGCCACCACCCAGCATGACGATCCCAATTCGAGAACTCGTCTAGTTGGGTCACGAAGCCTTCCTCAGGAAGCAGCCCACTGCGGCGCCTTGCTCCTGGCTGCAGAGGAACTACTCGGCGATCGTGACGCGACGTCATTGCGGGAACGGGTGCAACCGCTTGCCCAGGCAGCACACAAAAAGACTCCGCGATACCTATTTAACCTAATGAATTTAACAGCCATCTCTCCCGCGATGGCGCGCGCTGCAGCTCGGCGGGCTCATGGTTTTCCAGAAGCCCCCGCGCGACGATCCTTCACCCCGCAAGGCACGTTTCAGCTGAAAAACGTGCCACCTTTCCTTCCTGAGTCATGGTTCGACGCGCACTTCACTGACTTCATGAGCTACTTGCCTCGCCCCACCCCGCGGATGGTACGCCAATTGCGGCGCGGTTCCACGCTGCGACTCGCTGAGCTGGCCTCTGGCATGCCCTGGTATCGATGTTCGGAAGCTCTAGGTATTCCCAATAAGGCTGCGCGAGGCACAATCTCACTATTGGGACGGGAACTCGGGCCTGCGCACCTCTGGCCGGCATTCGAGGCCAGGGTCGCAGCGATCGCCCGCCAGCTCGCGAACAATCACACGGACTATTCCAGGCGGCTCCGCACACTGGCCGATTGGCGACTTCCTCTAGAAGATTGGATGGTGCTGTGCGACCTGCCCTTGATGGACGGCTTGAGAGCCAAGAAAGATGCCGCACCTGGAACAGTCTTTGTATGGAGCGAGTCCACGTCGGCCGAGTATCTCCATAGTCCCTTAATTCAGGAAATGAAGCGAAGCGGAGAGTGCACAGTTCCGGCGAGGAGGGCGGCCGCAAAACTCTTTGCCCCTGATCGTCCGACAGGCGACCGACGAAGGCTCCGAAAACGGCTCAGGATGTATACAGCCCGGCTTACGCACGCTTGTGACCTTGGCCAATGCTTGCGAATTGACGTTGAAGCTCTCGTGGCGCGAGAGAGCCAGATCGAGCAGGGACGTGTGGCTCGGCGGGATGAGAGTTCGCCACCCGCACCGCAACAGTCTCAATTCAGCAGGGCAGACATCATAGCGTCGCCGCGCTCTTGA